In Bacillus weihaiensis, the genomic stretch TGGTCTGTTTTCACTGAACCATATTTTGTAACTATAGTTGATCCTTCAACAATTGGTAAAATATCTCGTTGTACACCTTCCCTAGATACATCGGCAGAACCACCCTTAGATTTCCCAGCTATCTTGTCGATCTCATCAATGAAGATAATTCCAGCTTGTTCAGCTCGTATAATTGCATCAGATGTAACTTCATCCATATCAATTAGCTTACTAGCTTCCTCGTTTGTTAGTACTTTTCTAGCTTCCCGTACTGTTAGTTTACGCTTCTTTTTCTTTTTAGGCATAAAGCTACCTAATGCATCTTGCATATTCATGCCCATTTGCTCCATACCGGAGCCTTGAAGCATATCAAACATAGAAGCTTGCTGTTCTTCTACTTCAATTGTTACATAGTGGTCTTCTAGCTCACCTAGAGCCAATTGATGCTCGATTCGACGTCGTTTTTCCTGAATGCTTGATTCTTCCACAGTAGAATCATCTTGTTCTTGGTTTTGGTTTGAACTAGCTCCAAAGAACATTTCTAAAGGATTTTTTGACGCTGCTTGTTTTTTCTTACCCGGAACTAAAAGTTCAACTAGTCTTTTGTTGGCATTTTCTTCGGCAGTTCCTTTCACCTCTGAAATTTTCTCTTCTTTCACTAAACGTACTGAAGTTTCTACCAAGTCACGTACCATTGATTCAACATCACGACCCACGTATCCAACTTCCGTGAACTTTGTAGCTTCGACTTTAATAAAAGGTGCACCTGAAAGTTTAGCAATTCTTCGAGCAATTTCAGTTTTCCCAACACCTGTAGGACCAATCATAAGAATATTCTTAGGAACCACTTCCTCGCGAAGTTTCTCATTTAACAAACTTCTACGATATCGATTTCTCAACGCAACTGCTACTGCTTTCTTCGCATCCTTTTGACCGACAATATATTGATCAAGTCTTTCTACTATCTGTCTTGGTGTTAGTTGTTTATTCAAACCGATTGCCTCCCTTTATTAAAGTTCTTCAACGATAATGTTCAAATTTGTATAAACACAAATTTCTCCAGCGATAGTAAGCGCACCTTCGGCAATATCTTTCGCGGATAATTGCTCACCGGAGTATCTTTTAAGAGCTCGACCTGCGGAAAGTGCATAGTTTCCGCCAGATCCAATTGCTAAGATCCCATCATCTGGTTCAATTACTTCTCCAGTACCTGAAACTAAAAGTATGTGTTCTGCATTCATTACAATAAGCATTGCTTCTAACCTACGAAGAACTTTGTCACTTCTCCATTCTTTAGCAAGTTCAACTGCTGCTCTTTGTAAATTCCCATTGTATTCTTCAAGTCTATTTTCAAACAATTCGAATAATGTAAATGCATCGGCTACAGAACCAGCAAAGCCAGCAATCACCTTACCATTAAACAATTTCCTTACCTTCTTCGCTGTGTGTTTCATCACAACTGCATTTCCAAACGTTACTTGACCATCGCCTGCCATAGCAGCTTTCCCATTATGTTGAATAGCAAAGATGGTTGTTGCATGAAATTGAGACATATTTTCTACCTCCTGATATTTACTTTAAGCTCTAGGATGATAGGACATATACATTTTTTTTAAATGTTCCTTCGTGACATGAGTGTAAACTTGAGTGGAAGACAAATGGGAATGTCCTAACAATTCTTGAACACTCCGCAAATCCGCACCTTCATTCAATAAATGAGTAGCAAACGTGTGCCTAAACATATGTGGATGTAAATGAAGTGTGGCTGACGCCTTTTGAATTAACCCTGTTAGGATATATCGAACGCCTCTTTCCGTTAAAGGCATTCCACGATTGTTCACAAAAATCAGCTGGTGTTCATCCCCGGATAATAGTTTAGCTGTTAATTTTTGGCGACCTTCCTCTATATACTGTTCGAGAGCTTCCTGTGCAAAGCTACCAAAAGGTATAT encodes the following:
- the hslU gene encoding HslU--HslV peptidase ATPase subunit — protein: MNKQLTPRQIVERLDQYIVGQKDAKKAVAVALRNRYRRSLLNEKLREEVVPKNILMIGPTGVGKTEIARRIAKLSGAPFIKVEATKFTEVGYVGRDVESMVRDLVETSVRLVKEEKISEVKGTAEENANKRLVELLVPGKKKQAASKNPLEMFFGASSNQNQEQDDSTVEESSIQEKRRRIEHQLALGELEDHYVTIEVEEQQASMFDMLQGSGMEQMGMNMQDALGSFMPKKKKKRKLTVREARKVLTNEEASKLIDMDEVTSDAIIRAEQAGIIFIDEIDKIAGKSKGGSADVSREGVQRDILPIVEGSTIVTKYGSVKTDHILFIAAGAFHIAKPSDLIPELQGRFPIRVELTKLSIDDFVKILVEPDNALLKQYSALIETEGIQLEFSDDAIRKLAEVAYEVNQDTDNIGARRLHTIMERLLEDLSFEAPDITLEKIVITPQYVEDKLGKISKNKDLSQFIL
- the hslV gene encoding ATP-dependent protease subunit HslV → MSQFHATTIFAIQHNGKAAMAGDGQVTFGNAVVMKHTAKKVRKLFNGKVIAGFAGSVADAFTLFELFENRLEEYNGNLQRAAVELAKEWRSDKVLRRLEAMLIVMNAEHILLVSGTGEVIEPDDGILAIGSGGNYALSAGRALKRYSGEQLSAKDIAEGALTIAGEICVYTNLNIIVEEL